The candidate division KSB1 bacterium genome contains the following window.
TTATCTCCCTCGGTTCCCTTGTCGCGTTGGCAACCGGGCCGCTCTCGTTGAGCTTGCCGGTTGCGGACTATTCGGGCCTGGCGGCCATGATCGTGGCTGTCCATCTCACGGGCCGCTACCTGGAGGCAAAGGCGCGAAGCCGATCGTCGCGGGCAGTCCGTCGTCTCCTGGAGCTGGGAGCGAGGTCGGCGCGGGTGCTGCGAGATGGGCGGGAAGTCGATGTCCCCATCGCCGAAGTCCGCGTGGGGGACGTGATGATCGTTCGCCCGGGCGAGAAGATCCCGACGGACGGCCTAGTGATCGAAGGCGAGGGCAGTGTAGACGAGTCGATGGCCACCGGCGAGTCGATGCCCCTGGCCAAGAAGCCCGGCGATTTCGTAATCGGTGCGACGGTAAATCTCGATGGTTTTCTCCACGTGCGGGCCACGCGTGTGGGCAGCGACACTTTCCTGGCCCAAATGATCCGCCTCGTGCAGGAATGCCAGACCTCACGCGTGCCTGTGCAGGAGTTTGCGGACCGGGTCACGGCCGTGTTCGTGCCAATCGTTCTCGGTGTGGCTCTTCTGACCCTTTTCCTCTGGCTTGTTCTCCCCGGTACGATGGTCCGACTCGTGTCCCTTGGCTCTTTTCTCCCGTGGGTAAACGCTGACCTTGGCCGCTGGACTTTGGCCGTGGTGTCGATCGTGGCGGTGCTGGTTATCGCTTGCCCATGTGCCCTGGGCCTGGCCACTCCTACGGCCCTGATGGTGGCCAGCGGACTTGGTGCCGAGCACGGAATTCTGATCCGTTCAGGGGAGGCACTCCAACTCCTGCCGCGTCTGAAAACGGTCGTCTTTGACAAGACGGGTACCCTTACGTCCGGAAAGCCCGAGGTGACGGAGGTTGTCCCTGCACCGGGGTGGGAAGAGAAGGCGCTTCTCCGCGTAGCGGCTGGCGCGGAGAGGGGAAGCGAGCACCCTATCGCCCGCGCGGTGTTAGCGGAAGCCGAAAGGCGAGGGATCGACGTGCCCAAACCGAGCGGCTTCCAGGTGGAAAGGGGCCGAGGGGTGAGAGCCTGGGTGGAAGGCCGGGAAGTACATGTCGGCAGCGAGGCATTCCTCCGCGATGCCGGTGTGGAGGTCGCGGCGCTCACAAGAGCTGGGGAGGAGGTCCAGCGCCAGGGTAAGACGGCCGTGCTTGTGGCCGTCGATCGTGCCCTCGCCGGCCTGCTGGCTGTGGGTGACCCTTTGCGACCCGAGGCGCGGCCCGTGGTGGAGGAGCTCCATCGGATGGGTATTCGCACGGTCCTCCTCACCGGGGATCACCAGCTCGCTGCGGCTGCCGTTGCCGACGCCCTGGGGGTGGACGAGGCGGTGGCCGAGGTGATGCCTCAGCAGAAGTTGGAGATGGTGCGAAGACTGCGTGCCCAGCGAGCGCCGCTTGCCTTTGTCGGCGATGGGATCAACGATGCCCCCGCCCTCGCGCAGGCGGATGTGGGCATTGCCGTCGGCTCGGGAACCGACGTAGCACTCGAGGCCAGCGATGTGATCCTCGTCCGGAGCGACTTGCGCGGCCTCCTCGAGGCCATCCGACTGAGCCGAGTTGCCTTCCGCAAGATTCGTCAGAACCTTTTCTGGGCCTTCGCCTACAACGTGGTCATGATTCCGGCCGCGATGGCGGGTTGGATGCACCCCCTGCTGGCAGAGATCGCCATGGCCTGCTCCTCCCTCACCGTGATCACCAATGCGAACCTCCTGCGCCGCGTTCGTCTGCGCGCATCCGCCTGACCCCGCAACGGCTACCCGGACTCGAGGCCAGCCACATCCAGAAAGGGCGTGAGGACCGGGCCAAAGGCTCCGCCGCCCCTCAGATAAGAGCCTGGCAGAAGGAGCAGTCCCCGAGTCGGCACCCAAACTTGTACAGGTGGATCAGTCCCTGCTGTTGCGCCGCGGTGCGCACAGCCTGGCGGGCTTCGCACAGCTCTTCCCAGAGGCGAGCGCGCATCGCGCGCAGGATTTCGTTCTCGGGGAGACGGGGGTAGGTCCGGTACGTACGCTCCGCGACAGCTCGCAGGGCACCGTCCCCCGATTCCTCCGCGTAAGCGCAAAGCAGGGGAAGGACCACGTTCACTACGATATCTCGCGCCCGGTCCCTTCCCAGGAGCAGCGGGGCACTGCCCTCGCGGAGACGTTTGCCGGTCAGGAAGCAATCCCGCTGTTCCCAGAAGCCAAAGGCAGGGACCACAAGGGTCTTCTCGAGCTCGCGCGGCAAGCGGGCGGGCATATGGGAGGTCGCCTCAAGCAACCGTGCCCAGCTCCCCACAAAGCCCTCCAGTCGGTGCCGTACGATAAGCACGGCCATGGCTGCGAGCCGGCGCGTAGGGAAGTTGGCCGGGCGCAGACGAAAGAAGCGCCAGTCTGCCGCCGCCAGGCTGTCGACCTTGCGGCGATTCGGATACCCCTCCCACAGGGATCGCTGGAGGCGGACAAACTCGGCCACAGCAGGTTCGGAGGCCCCAGGAGCCGCTTCAAGGAGACCGGAGGCTCCAAGAAGCCAGGCCTGAACGTGGACCACCGCCTCCGGGTCCGGAAGGCGTTGGGAGAAATGGCGAAGATCGTGCACCGGCAACCGCTCCGCCAGTGCGCGGGCTGGAATCTGGTTTTTCGCGTATCCCAGCGCCTCGAGGAGCCCGCGGTAGGCCACCTCTTCCCAGTCCGCATACTGGCGCTCCTCCCGGAATCGCTCGGCCTTGTACTCCAGACGCTGAACCGAAGCCTGTTCGATGACCAGAAGCTTCTGTTCGGGATCGGCCTGTGCGAGAGCACAGACCATCGGTGGCTTGCCCTTCCCGGTAAGCCGCGACGGCTCTCCCTCCAATTCCTCCGCCGGACGCGGCAGGTGACGGTCCAGGTCCACGATGGGCACCCGGACTCCGTCCGCTCGCACGGTCTGTGCTCCCTCTGGGCATCCGGCGGTGACGATGTGCAGGATCACCCGGTTGTACGCCGGATCGCGATCGTGTCCGTGACGAACCCAGTCCCCCACGCTGGGGTGGATCTCAATGTCGCCGTGCATCAGCTGGCCGTCGAGGCGGACGATCGCGTCCCGGTAGTCGGGACCTGCGTCGAAGTTGCGCGTGCCCGGGGAGAGGATTTCCACCGTCCGACCGTCCACAGTGAAGAGCTTGCGCCCGGCCAGTTGTTCCTCCCACAGGCGATGAAGAAAGGATTCCGCTGCAGGTTCCTGAACCTTCATCTCGTCCCCCCGCGTTCCCAAGCCCCTTTGTTGCTGGAATCCTCAGGCAAGAGCGCTGCTGCGTGCCTTTCGCGTCTGAAGAAAACCCGTTCTCCGCCTCGCCCGAAAGGACTGGTCATTTCCCCCGACGGGCCCGAGAGGGTGGGAGCGTGCTGCCGAAGGTTTTTTCCGGCCCTCGCGGGCAGGTACGAAAACACTGCCCCCCAACCCAGTCAAAAGCCTGCGCCCGGCTTCTCCGCCCCGGCACCGACCGTTCCGCTCCCCCTTCCCGGACTCGCGCCCAGGAACATCCCGCACTGCCCACCACAGTCTGCTCTGCTCTCGCCTGGAGACAGCCCGGCTCTCCGGCTCGGCCGAAAGGCTTCGAAAGACCTCGCCCCTGCCGCAGGGGACAGCCGAGCGCCTTTGCCCGAAGCCGTCGGCTCGTTGGTCTTCGGTCAAGCGGGGGGTTCTCCGGATTTCGGCTTGCGCAGCCCCTCGATCTGCGCCTCCTTCTCGGCGATCAGCTGCTTGAGCTCGTCCACGCGAGACACGGTGCTCCGCAGGGTCGAGTCGTCGGGCAACTCGGCAAGACGGTTCTCCTTGGCCAACTGGTAGACGTGGCGGCCAAGGAGCGTGAACTGCCGGTCCATTTCGCGTCGCAGGCCGAGGATATCGACGCGGATCTGCCCGATCCTGGTCAGCCGCTGAGTTGTGTCGATGGCCTTAGTGATGATTTCCGAAGCCTTCTGCCGGTAGCTTTCCCACTTATCCGTCATCGGTCCCACCTCCTCTTGTCTCCGCAGGGGCACTACATCCGACGGCAGAGAAATTTACCCTTGGCTCTGCTGGAAGTCAAGGGGCCGGCGGTTCGGGTTTTTTCGGCCGGAGAAGTAGCGGTCGCGGTTCACCGGGGCAGGCGACACCGGATGCGCGTGAGGCGTGGGGCGCTGGTCAGGAGGATCCCATCGGCGAAGACGCGAAAGCCCGCGCCGCGGCCGTACCGCTGCCCGGTGCAATCCCAAAGGATGGTGAGGATGTGGCCGTGGTAGGGTAAATGGTCCAGACAGAAGAAATCCCACCTCTCGGCCGGCAGAAGGGGATCCACCTCCAGGGTATCGTCGGCACGCGGGATGAGGCCGATCAGCCCGGTGATCACCAGGTCGCAGAAGGTGGAATGGTTGTAGTAGCGACTGCGGGGCTCGTCCCGGAGCCAGGCGCCCGTCTTCTCGTCCAGGTACTCTCCCAGGTAGGGCTGCCCCCGTTTCTGATGACTGCGGGCGTAGGTGCGCAAGGCCTCGAAGAAGACCTCTCGCGACACGGGGTGGTGGCGGTAATGGTGAAGCAGATTAGCCAGGGCCGTGAGGGTTTGGGAGGTGGCGAAGGGCCACACAGCCCCGTCCCATTCGCAGGATCCCACCCCGTGCGACCGGAAACGGGGATGGCGACGCTCAGCAGTAGTGAGCCCCCATGGGGCCCAGAAACCCAGGGTATCGGTGAGCTGAAGCCAGGCTCGGCCAAAGTCCTCCCGGTCATCGGGGAGGCAGAACTGCCAGGGGATGAACCCGATCGCCTCTCGGGCATCCGAAAGGCCCTCCCCCTCCAGACGGACCTTGAAGAACAGGTCCTGCGGGTCCCAGAGCAGTTTCTCGACCGCCTCCTTGAGGACCTGTGCCCTGCGGACAAATTGCTCGGCGAGATCCTGCCGGCCAGCCAGAGAGGCCAGAGCGGCAATGGCCCTCGCATTGGCATACATGTAAGAGTTGATGGTGGGACGCCGGTGCTTGGCGGTTCGCGAGCCGCTGATGGACTCCTCCATTCCATCGCGAACATCGTACTGCCAGAAGAGGCCCTGCGGGCTCAGGCGCTCCGTCTCCCAGGCGAGGTAGTCGCGCACAAGATCCTCCAAGAGATCCAAAACGAAACCGGTGTCGGCGTGGACCAGGTAGTGCGCGTAGACGGCGTCGCCAAGCCAATTGCTGTAGCGGTGGAGGTGCGGTTGAGGACCGCCATCGTGTCCACGAAGCCAGAATCGAATGTAGTCGCGCACGTAGGTTTGATCCCGCAACCAGCGCCCCTCGTAGATGTGGTGGCCGAGGGCGCAGCTGATCGTGTTGTGAGGCCCCGCGTGCTTCACTGGAAGGATGAACTCGGTGATCACGTAGCCGAGCGGCGTACGCCGGATGTGCTTACGGTAGGTCCACCAACGGAAGTAGTAGATCGTCTCGAGGAGCGAATCCGGACAATCGAAGTACGGGATACGGGGGGCCATCCATTCCAGGACGGCGGGATTGGGGATCTCCGATTCCTCGGCGGCCACGTCGATGGCGTTGAAGGCGGCGACGTAGGGAGCAAAGTCGGTTGGGCTCAGGACTGCCGCAGAGTCGCCGCCTGGGCTTGCCGGAAGCGGCACGCAGGAGCTGAGGGAAACGGCAAAGCAGAGCAGCGCGGCCCTGCTTCTGCCCTCTTGTCCCCAGCGGTTCCTGGCCGTGGACATATTGGGTTCGCCTCTCGGTAGGGCTCGGCCGCGCTCTCGAACCCACCTTAGTCGGTTCTTAAGCCTGGGGCTGGTCACGGTCCTCCGTGCACCCGTCGGATACGCAAGGCCATGTACGGTCGGCCCGGCAGCTTGACCCGAGGTCGGTTAACGGCGCGGAAGGTGTAAGAATCCGCCCGTTGAACGATGAACTCGCCCTTCACAGGCCGAATCGTCATGTTCCAGGTGTCAATGATCTCGACGCGAAACCGCATCCCGTCTTCGAGACCGTCGTCCGGAAGGCGGAACTCCCATTCCCGCACCGGCTCCTTGCCGAAGTAGAGCAGGTAGTACTCGCCGTACTTGCCGGCGAGGTTCATCACGTAGTAGTGGTCGAGGGGTTCCAGGCCTTCCTGGGGTCCAGATTCCACGATCTGGCGCAAGAAGGCGATGCGGGGAGGACTTTGGCCGTGCAGGGAGCCTCCCTCCGAGGTCCACTCGATGCCGGTGCCGGTGTCGATCGTCTCCCCATGGCTGGCGTAGGTGCCCCCAATGTACGCCAGCCAGAAGCGGTACACCATCTCTTCGCCCGAAAGCTGTCCCCAACGACGGCTGATGTTCCCTTCGTAATTGATCTCGTCGTTGACGATGGGTTTGCCGTAGATATCGCGCACGAGGGCAGCGGCGCCGAAGCTGCGGCACACGTTGTAATACTGGAGCGCGACGTGGGTGACCCAGGGCTTCCGGTAGTCGTAGAGCTGGTCGGCGTTGTGGATGGACCGCAGGTGACCGTAGGGATCGCGAGCGGCAAGAAGCTGGAAATAGCGGTCCCAATCCTCCTCCCTCAGGTGTCGGATGAAGCTCTGTTCATTGGCCAGGCACCACCACACGTTGCGATAGGCGGCCAGCCGCGCCACGACATACCGGATGAAGCGCTGGTTGGTCTCGTCGTCCATGGTGTCGAAGCCGAACCTGCCGTGGTCGTAGGGGCGGAAGAGAATCAGATCGGCCTCGATGCCCAGGTCCCGGAGCCGGCTCACGCCCCACTCGATCCGCCGGAAGAACTCCGGATCGAAGCGGGAAAAGTCCCAGCCGTCCGGAGGTGTCCCTTCGAAGGGGAAGTGGTCCAGGCGCCGCGGCCCTCGGAGGTAGTCTTCGCTGTAGGCAGGAAGCACGAGGAAGCGGACCTTGTTGAAAGGCGAATGGGCCAGCGTGCTCAGCGTCTGCAGACGAAGCGACTCGGGCTCAAAGAGCCAGCCGTAGCAGGTGGTTCCGAAGGGGTAGAAGGGGGTGCCATCGGCGTAGGCGAAGTGGAAGCGGTTGCGCACCCGCACCGGACCGTGATTTCCAGGCGAAGGCGGGGTGCAAAGAAACTGGCCGCGGTGACCGTGGAGCTCCCGGCGGTTGCTCACGGTCTCGTACTCCCAGAGCCCCTCTGAGTCCGGCATGAAGCGGATCCGGTACACGCCCCCACCGTCGTAGAAGCCGTCCACCCGGAACTCTCGCTGGCCCTGACGGAAGATGCCCTGCAGCACAACGCCGATAAACGGATTCCCCGTCTCCGGACCAGAAAGCGCCACCTCGAAAATGTCCCACTTCTCTACGGCAGACGGCTGGGAGCCAGCCAGAACAGCCTGGCTCCAGCAGACAAGGACGATGAGCTTCAAGAATTGCCGCGCCATGGCAGACCTCCCGGCAGCGC
Protein-coding sequences here:
- a CDS encoding copper-translocating P-type ATPase — its product is ISLGSLVALATGPLSLSLPVADYSGLAAMIVAVHLTGRYLEAKARSRSSRAVRRLLELGARSARVLRDGREVDVPIAEVRVGDVMIVRPGEKIPTDGLVIEGEGSVDESMATGESMPLAKKPGDFVIGATVNLDGFLHVRATRVGSDTFLAQMIRLVQECQTSRVPVQEFADRVTAVFVPIVLGVALLTLFLWLVLPGTMVRLVSLGSFLPWVNADLGRWTLAVVSIVAVLVIACPCALGLATPTALMVASGLGAEHGILIRSGEALQLLPRLKTVVFDKTGTLTSGKPEVTEVVPAPGWEEKALLRVAAGAERGSEHPIARAVLAEAERRGIDVPKPSGFQVERGRGVRAWVEGREVHVGSEAFLRDAGVEVAALTRAGEEVQRQGKTAVLVAVDRALAGLLAVGDPLRPEARPVVEELHRMGIRTVLLTGDHQLAAAAVADALGVDEAVAEVMPQQKLEMVRRLRAQRAPLAFVGDGINDAPALAQADVGIAVGSGTDVALEASDVILVRSDLRGLLEAIRLSRVAFRKIRQNLFWAFAYNVVMIPAAMAGWMHPLLAEIAMACSSLTVITNANLLRRVRLRASA
- a CDS encoding DUF2851 family protein, with protein sequence MKVQEPAAESFLHRLWEEQLAGRKLFTVDGRTVEILSPGTRNFDAGPDYRDAIVRLDGQLMHGDIEIHPSVGDWVRHGHDRDPAYNRVILHIVTAGCPEGAQTVRADGVRVPIVDLDRHLPRPAEELEGEPSRLTGKGKPPMVCALAQADPEQKLLVIEQASVQRLEYKAERFREERQYADWEEVAYRGLLEALGYAKNQIPARALAERLPVHDLRHFSQRLPDPEAVVHVQAWLLGASGLLEAAPGASEPAVAEFVRLQRSLWEGYPNRRKVDSLAAADWRFFRLRPANFPTRRLAAMAVLIVRHRLEGFVGSWARLLEATSHMPARLPRELEKTLVVPAFGFWEQRDCFLTGKRLREGSAPLLLGRDRARDIVVNVVLPLLCAYAEESGDGALRAVAERTYRTYPRLPENEILRAMRARLWEELCEARQAVRTAAQQQGLIHLYKFGCRLGDCSFCQALI
- a CDS encoding trehalase family glycosidase — its product is MSTARNRWGQEGRSRAALLCFAVSLSSCVPLPASPGGDSAAVLSPTDFAPYVAAFNAIDVAAEESEIPNPAVLEWMAPRIPYFDCPDSLLETIYYFRWWTYRKHIRRTPLGYVITEFILPVKHAGPHNTISCALGHHIYEGRWLRDQTYVRDYIRFWLRGHDGGPQPHLHRYSNWLGDAVYAHYLVHADTGFVLDLLEDLVRDYLAWETERLSPQGLFWQYDVRDGMEESISGSRTAKHRRPTINSYMYANARAIAALASLAGRQDLAEQFVRRAQVLKEAVEKLLWDPQDLFFKVRLEGEGLSDAREAIGFIPWQFCLPDDREDFGRAWLQLTDTLGFWAPWGLTTAERRHPRFRSHGVGSCEWDGAVWPFATSQTLTALANLLHHYRHHPVSREVFFEALRTYARSHQKRGQPYLGEYLDEKTGAWLRDEPRSRYYNHSTFCDLVITGLIGLIPRADDTLEVDPLLPAERWDFFCLDHLPYHGHILTILWDCTGQRYGRGAGFRVFADGILLTSAPRLTRIRCRLPR
- a CDS encoding DUF5605 domain-containing protein; this translates as MARQFLKLIVLVCWSQAVLAGSQPSAVEKWDIFEVALSGPETGNPFIGVVLQGIFRQGQREFRVDGFYDGGGVYRIRFMPDSEGLWEYETVSNRRELHGHRGQFLCTPPSPGNHGPVRVRNRFHFAYADGTPFYPFGTTCYGWLFEPESLRLQTLSTLAHSPFNKVRFLVLPAYSEDYLRGPRRLDHFPFEGTPPDGWDFSRFDPEFFRRIEWGVSRLRDLGIEADLILFRPYDHGRFGFDTMDDETNQRFIRYVVARLAAYRNVWWCLANEQSFIRHLREEDWDRYFQLLAARDPYGHLRSIHNADQLYDYRKPWVTHVALQYYNVCRSFGAAALVRDIYGKPIVNDEINYEGNISRRWGQLSGEEMVYRFWLAYIGGTYASHGETIDTGTGIEWTSEGGSLHGQSPPRIAFLRQIVESGPQEGLEPLDHYYVMNLAGKYGEYYLLYFGKEPVREWEFRLPDDGLEDGMRFRVEIIDTWNMTIRPVKGEFIVQRADSYTFRAVNRPRVKLPGRPYMALRIRRVHGGP